Genomic segment of Candidatus Methylomirabilota bacterium:
TCTTGCGCTGGCTCAAAGCGCCGGGGGACTCGGTGAGGAAGGGCGAGGCGATCGTCGAGATCGAGACCGACAAGGTCACCGTCGAGATCGAGGCGCCGGCGTCCGGCGTCCTGCGCGATGTCACCGCGCGCGCGGGCGACGTCGTGCCGGTCGGTCAGACGATCGCGCTGATCGTCGAGGCGGGCGCGGTAGCACCCGCGGCGGCGCCTGGGCCGAGCCCGCTCGCAGCCAGCGCGGTCCCCTCGCCTCCCGCCGCGTCCGCCGCGGTCAAGGCATCGCCCCTGGCCCGCAAGATCGCCGAGCAGCACGGCGTGGACCTCGCGCGGGTGAAGACGGCGAGCGGACGGGTCGAGAAGGCCGACGTCCTCGCCCACGTCGAGGGCCAGAAGGCGGCGCCTGTCCTCCTCGCCGCGTCGCCCAAGGCGCGGCGCCTGGCGGCCGAGCGCGGGCTCGACATCAGAGTGCTCCAGGGCTCGGGCCCGGGCGGCGCCGTTCTCGCGGCGGACATCGCCGCGGCGAAGCTCGCCGCGGCGTCCAGCGCGCCTGCCGCCGCGCGCGCCGGGACGCAGGGTGTGGGCAACGTCTGGCGCATCATGGCCGAGCGCATGACGGCGAGCTGGACCACCGCGCCGCACTTCTATCTCGTGCGCGAGGTCAACGTGAGCCGCCTGGTCTCATGGCTCGACAAGGTGCGCAAGCAGACCGGCGCTCACGTCACCTACACCGATCTGCTGGTGAAGCTCGTCGCCGCAGCCATCTCGCAACATCCGAGCGTGAACGCCTCGTGGAAGGACGGCGCGATCGTGCGGAACGCCGACATCAACATCGGCCTGGCCGTCGCCATCGACGCCGGCCTCGTCGTCCCCGTCCTCCACCGCGCCGGCACGCTGAGCCTCGCCGAGCTCGCGGCCCGCCGCGAGGACCTCGTGAGCCGCGCCCAGGCCGGCAAGCTGCGCCCGGCCGACATCCAGGGCGGCGGCTTCACGATCAGCAACCTCGGCATGTTCGGCGTCGACGCGTTCAACGCCATCGTCAATCCGCCGCAGGCCGCCATCCTCGCCGTCGGCCGCATCGCCGACCGCGTCGTCGCCGCCGGCGGCCAGCCCGCCGTCCAGCCGACGATGGTGCTGACGCTCTCCTGCGACCACCGCGCTCTCGACGGCGCGCGCGGCGCCCAGTTCCTCGGCGCGCTCGCCGAGCTGATCGAGGAGCCCCTGGCGCTGCTGGTGTGAGTCCGGAGCGGCTCGAAGGAGGGGACGAGATGAGCTCTCACCGGCACCTGCTCCCGGCCCTCCTGCTCACCCTCGGCGTGGCCGGCGAGGCGCTCGCCCAGGCCCCGCCCACGGGCGAGGTCGTGATGGCCTATCACGTGACCATCGCGCCGGGCTGGTTCGACCCGTCGAGCGCGCCGCCGCAGATCACCCCCTTCGGGATCCTCTATGCGATCCACGACGCCGTGGTCCGCCCGCTGCCGGGGAAGAAGATCGCCCCGAGCCTGGCGGAGTCGTGGACGGAGAGCGCGGACGGCCGCGTGTACGAGTTCAAGCTGCGCCGCGGCCTCAAGTTCCACAACGGCGACGCGGTGACCGCCGAGGACGTGAAGTTCAGCTTCGAGCGCTACAAAGGGGCGGGCGCGAGCGAGCTGCAGGCGCGGGTCCGGCAGGTGGAGGTCGTCGATCCCCTGACCGTGCGCTTCCACCTGCAGGAGCCGTGGCCGGACTTCCTGACCTTCTACGGGACCACGGCGACGGCTGCCGGGCTCGTGGTGCCGAAGAAGTACCTGACGCAGGTCGGTGACGACGGCTTCAAGAAGCACCCGATCGGCGCCGGCCCCTACAAGTTCGTGAGCCACATGGTCGGCGTCGAGCTGGTGCTGGAAGCCTACACGGGGTATTGACGCAAGACGCCCCACGTCAAGCGGCTCGTCATGAAGAGCGTGCCCGAGACGACCACGCGCGTGGCGATGCTGAAGAACGGCGAGGCCGACATCGCCAACGCGCTCGACGGCGAGGACGCCGAGAACGTGAGACGCGACCCGCGCCTGCAGCTCCTGCCGTCCAAGCACGCCTCGATGTTCTGGATCGAGTTCGCCGACCAGTGGGACCCGAAGTCGCCCTGGCACGACAAGCGCCTGCGGCAAGCGGTGAACGCCGCGCTCGACCGCAAGGCCATCAACGACGCCGCCTGCCTGGGCTACTGCCCACCCGCGGGGGTCATCGTGCCGCGCGTGATGGAGTTCGCGTTGCAAGTCCCCCCGCATGCCTACGACCCGAAACGGGCCAAACAGCTGCTCAGCGAGGCCGGGTATCCGAACGGCATCGACGCCGGCGACGTCGTGCCCACGCCGCCGTTCTTCGCGATGGCGGAGGCCACGCTGAACTACCTGAACGCGGTGGGGATCCGGACGAGGCTGCGGCCGATGGAGCGCGCGGCCTTCTACTCCGCCTGGCGCGAGAAGAAGCTGCGGGGGCTCTTCATCGTCGCGGCCGGCAACTCCGGCAACGCCGCGAGCCGCGTGGAAGCGTTCATGTACTCCAAGGGCAGCTACGCTTATGGCGGCTATCCGGACCTCGACGACCTGTTCCAGCAGCAGGCGCGCGAACGGGACGTCGCCCGGCGCGAGGCCCTGCTCCATCGCATCCAGCAGCTCACGATCGACCGCGTCATGTTCGCGCCGATCATGGACTATCGCACCCTGCGCGGCGTCGGACCGCGGCTGGCCGATCCCGCGATGGACACGATCCACCTGTACCCGTACCCCGCGTACGAGGACATGAGGCTCAAGGGCCAGTAAACGGTTCCTTGAACTGGAGGGTGAGGTTCGTCTAGGATTTGGCGCATTCGCAGCCCTTCCCCGGAGGAGACGCCATGAAGAAGCTCATCGTCCCCGTGCTGGCCCTCGCCGGCGTCCTGGGGTTGACGGCGCGGGCCGCAGACGCCCAGGCGCCCACGTTCAACGTCGGCGCCGTCAACAACACGGGAGGCCTGGTCGTCTTCGTCGCGGTGGACAAGGGCTTCTTCGCCAAGCAGGGCCTGGACGCCAAGGTGGTCGTCCGCAACACGGGCCCCGAGCTCAGCAAAGCCCTCGACGCGGGTGAGATCGACGTCGGCGCCGCCAACGTGAGCAACATCCCGGTCGCCCTGGAGCGTGGGCTCAACGTCCGGGCGATCGTCGGCTACGTGGGCTCCTCGTTCGTCAAGCCGACCGACGACAACATGCTCGGCATCGTCGTCCGCCCCGACGCGGACATCAATTCCATCGCCGACCTCAGGGGGAAGAGCATCGGCACCACGTTCGGCTCGATGAACGACATGTACCTCGTGGAGGTCATCAGGAAGAACGGCTTCTCGGAATCGGCCATCAACCGGATCAATTCCACGCCCGCCGGCATGGTCGCCCTGTTCGACACCGGCAACGTGAGCGCGATGGTGGTCTGGGAGCCCTACCTGACGCGGATGCTCGAGAAGGTGAAGGGCGCCAAGCTGCTCGCCCGCGGCGGCGACCACGTGTGCTTCTGCGCCGCCATGCACGGCAAGCCCGAGACACTCTACAAGAACCGGGACGTCACCCAGCGGTTCGTGAGCGCGATGGCCGAGGCGGCCCGCTTCGTCCGCGACCCGAAGAATCTGGACGAGGTCGGCAGCATCGGCTCCCGCTACATCCCCGGCATGGACGCCGACCTGATCAAGCGGACCCACAAGTACTGGATCTACGACATGCGGATCGGCAAGAACAGCTTCAAGGCGTTCAACGAGGCGGTGGAGGTGCTGATCGCGCAGAAGAAGATGAAGCAGGCCTTCGACCCGGCCAAGTACTACGACACCGCCTTCATCGAGCGGGCGATGAAGGAGCACCCGGCGTGGTTCGACGATCTCCCGGGCGCCCGGTGACCGGACGCTGCAGAAGCTCGTCGTCCGAGACCTGACCCACCACTACCCGGACGAGTACACGGGCGAAGACGTCCACGCCCTCGAGCGGCTGAGCCTCGAGGTGCGCGAGGGCGAGCTGGCCGCGGTGGTGGGCCCGAGCGGTTGCGGCAAGACCACCCTCCTCCACATCCTCGCGGGGCTCCTCCCCTACCGGCACGGCGTGGTCGAGGTGGATGGGGTCGCGGTGAAGGGACCGGGGCCTGACCGCGGGGTCGTGTTCCAGGAGCACGCCATCCTGCCCTGGCGGACGGTGGCGCGGAACATCGGGCACGGCCTCGAGATCCAGGGCGTGCCGCGGCGCGAGCGCGAGCGGCGGGTGCGGGAGTTCATCGAGCTGGTCGGGCTCACCGGCTTCGAGGAGCGCTACCCCCACGAGCTCTCCGGCGGCATGAAGCAGCGCGCCGCGCTCGCGCGCACGCTCTGCGCGAACCCGGTCGTCATGCTGATGGACGAGCCGTTCGCCGCCGTGGACGCCCAGACGCGGATCACGCTGCAGGAAGAGCTGAACCGCATCGCGATCACGACGCGGAAAACCATCCTCTTCATCACCCACAACGTGGACGAGGCGGCCTTCCTCGGCGACCGGTGCTTCATCTTCACCCGGCGCCCCGGGAGCCTCAAGGCCACCGTCACGATCGACATCCCGCGGGAGCGCCGCATCTGGAAGGACCTGGTCTCCGACCCGGCGTTCACGCGCCCGCGGGACGAGATCCTCCAGCTCGTGCGCGCCGAGGTGAGCGTTGGCGACGACTAGCGCGACCCTCGCGCGGCCGCACGCCGTCCTGTCAGCGCGCGCCCGGCGCTTCTGGAGACAGGGGGGGATCGAGCTCGCGCTCGTCCTCCTGGTCATCCTGGCGGCGTGGGCGACGATCTCGGCCACCATCCAGCGGCCGGACCGCTACCTGCCGTCTCCCCTCTCCGTGGCTCTCTCCTCGGGGGACCTCCTCTGGAAGGGCATCCTGCCGAACTACCTGGGCCAGACCCTCTGGCGCCTGATCACGGGAAGCCTGATCGGCATCGCGCTCGGGATCCCCTTCGGAATCCTCGTCGGCATGAACCGGACCGTCTCGGACATGTTCTATCCTGTCCTGAACTTCTTCCAGTCCATCTCGGGCATCGCGCTGCTCCCCATCGTGATGATCTGGTGGGGGACGACCGAGAAAACCGTCTTCGCCGTCATCGTCTATACCTGCTTCTTCCCGATCGCGTTCACGGTGCTGGCGGGCGTGCGGAGCACGCCGCTCATCTACGTGAACGCCCTGCGCACGCTCGGCGCAGGGCGCCTGCGGATCGTGCGGGACGTCCTGGTGCCCGGCGCCATGCCCTCCATCGCCACGGGGACGAGGCTCAGCATCGGCTACGCGTGGCGCGCCGCCATCGCCGGCGAGATGCTGGCGGGCCGGCGCGGGCTCGGCTGGATGATCTTCTCGGCGCAGCAGGTGGATCACACCGCGCAGGTCATTCTCGGGATGGTCTTGATCGGCTGCCTCTGGATCCTCCTCGACCGTTACGTCCTGCGACCCATCGAATCGGATACGATCCAGCGCTGGGGACTCCTCCAGCGATGAATCCGCTGCGGCGGCTCGACCGTCGGCGTCTCAGACGGATCCTCCTCGGCGCGATCCCGTTCGTCGCGCTGGGGACCCTCTGGCAGCTGAACGCCGTCTACCGGTGGCTCGCCCCGATTCACATTCCGCCGCCGGCGGCCGTCTGGGGCGCCATCTTCACCCTCCAGGACGGCTGCCCCGGCCTGATGGAGGCGCTCCGGCAGAGCTCCGGCTGTCTCTTCACCAACCACATCCTCTCGAGCCTGGGCCGGGTGGGCCTGAGCCTCGTCGTCGGGCTGCCGCTCGGCATCGCCCTCGGCGTGCTCGCCGGGATGAATCGCCGTCTCGGCAACGCCCTCGAGCCCGTCGGCGTGTTCGCGAACGCCATCTCCGGCATCGCCTGGGTCCCCCTCGCCATCGTCTGGTTCGGGGTCGGCTGGCTCACGACGCTCTTCATCCTGCTCAACACGGTCTTCTGGCTCGTCTTCTTCAACACGCTGATGGGCGTGCGCGGCGTGCCCCGCGTCTACGAGAACGGTGTGCTCACGCTCGGGGCGAAGCGGCGGAAGGTCATCACCCACGTGTACATCCCTGGAGCGCTGCCGAGCATCGTGACGGGCATCCGCATGAGCATGGGCTTCGGCTGGCGGGCTCTCATCGCGGCGGAGATGATCGGCGGTGACCGGGGCCTCGGCTTCATGCTCTTCGTCGCGGCGCAGGAGTACAAGACCGAGGAGGTGTTCCTCGGCGTGCTGGTGATCGCCGTCATCTGGATGCTCACCGACCGCGCCTGTCTCGTGCCCCTCGAGCGATGGACCATCGAGCGCTGGGGACTCGTCTGGAGGCCGTCGTAGGAAGGCCGCGCGCGCGGCCCATCGGTATGTCGCTGGTCAATGAAAATGTCATCCCTTACTGCTACGTGAAAATGTCATCCCCTGCGCGCGAAGCGTCTTGCGGAGGACGTGAAGCCGGATGGATCGGCGCCACGGGTGATCACGCGCGGGACGACGAGGTGGGGTGTGGCGGGGTGCGCGCGGCGGTACGGCACCGGATTTCGGGGGGTACTCAGGGAAGGGGGCCGGGTGCGATCGTCGCTCCTGAGCCAATTGTGCGGGCGCGGCTGTCGCGGGCGCGCCGTTGCCGCGGCGATCGGCGCTCGGCGCCCGGCGCGGCACGAGGCTGAAGGCGGCGCTGGGCGGGGCCTGGGCCGCGAGCACGACGTCGTGGTAGATCGCGAGCAGGCGCCCGTCGAGGAGTTCGCGCAGCTCCACGCGGCAGCCGGCGTAGGAGCGGCCGCGCGGGCCAGGGGGGATTTGCAACCAACGCGGACCGAGGCGGGCGGTGTTGTCGCGGGCGACCACCACCGAGTAGCGACAGCTGAGGAGCCGGTCGAGGTCGCGCGGCGGCCGCCGCCAGACGGCGCCCGGGTCGGCGGCCGGGCGCGCGAAGCGCCGGTTGTAGTCGGCGATGAACTCCGGCAGGAAGCGCGCGGCGGCCTCGAGGGTGGTGAGGCCGCGGAGGCGGAGTTCACTGGTCAGGCGGTCCTGCAGCGTGGCCCAGAGCCGTTCGATGCGGCCCTTGGCCTGCGGCGAGTGGGCGGCGATGTACGCGACGCCCAGGTCCTGGAGCATGCGGCCGAAATGCGTAGGGTGCTGAGCGCCTTGCAATTCTTCGTCGAGGGTCCAGTGGCGATCGTTGCGCACGAAGACGTTGAGGCGATCGCCGTAGACGGCCAGCGGCAGGCCGTGGGTGGCGAAGAGTTGGCGGAACAGGGTGGCGTAGCCGTGGAGATCCTCGGTGGGACGGAAGCCGAGCGCCAGGATCGCGCCGGTGGCGTCATCGATCGCGCCGAGCAGCGTGAGGCGAGGACCGCGGGCTTCGAGCCAGGCGCAGGGACTGCCGTCGACTTGGATCAGCGCGCCGCTGGCGGCCTCACGCTGGCGACGGCGGCGGTGGCGCGGGGCCTGGCGGGGGCGCTTCGCTGGACGCCCGAGGCCCAGCCGGACGCGCCGCACCGACTCACGGCAGACGTCGAGGGCGTGGACCTCGCGAAGCTTTTCGGTCAGGTGCACGTCGTTAAAGCCTGCGTAGGTGGTGGTCATGAGCTCGGCAATCTTGGCGCAGAGCTTTGCCGGCACGCGGCGCGGCGAGGGTTGACCCCGGCCCCGATGGCGCAGCGCTGGGGCCCCGCCGGTCTCGAAGCGGCGCTTGAGGCGCTGGAACTGCCGGATGGTCAAATGCAGGGCGGTGGCGCCTTGGCGATTCGTAATGCGCCCCGAGAGCGCGGCCTTGACCAAGCCGGCCCGGGGCAGTTCCTTCTTGCTCATCGTGAAAGTCTCCATAGGGGGATGACACTTTCACGGAGCAGTTACCCCATGACATTTTCATGTAGCACCGGCACGCGCGGCCCATCGGTATTGACAAGGGCCGTCCATTGACTGTAGGGTGCGCCCGCACTCGCGTGCGAACCGTCCGGCCCTCGAAGGAACCTATGCTCTGGCACCTGGGGGACTGAAGGCGATGGCGCTGCTCACCCTGCACGGGCTGCACCTGAGCTTCGGCGGCGTGGCGGCCCTGGCCGGCGTGAGCCTCCAGGTCGACGCCCACGACTTCTTCGCCATCATCGGCCCGAACGGCGCGGGCAAGACCAGCATCTTCAACTGCATCAGCGGCATCTACGCGCCGAGCCGCGGGCGCATCGTCTTCGACGAGAAGGACATCACGGCCCTCAAGCCGCACCAGCGGGCGCAGCTCCGCATCGCGCGCACCTTCCAGAACATCGCCCTCTTCAAGGGCATGACCGTCCTCGACAACGTGAAGATCGGCCGTCACATCCACCTGCGCTCGGGGGTCCTCGCCTGCGGCCTCTACTACGGCCGCGCGGCCCGTGAAGAGCGGGCCCACCGGGTCACGATCGAGCGCGAGATCATCGACCTCCTGGAGCTGCAGGACATCCGGCACAAGATCGTCGGCACCCTGCCCTACGGGCTGCAGAAGCGCGTCGAGCTGGCGCGGGCGCTGGCCCTCGACCCGGTCCTGCTCCTCCTCGACGAGCCCACCGCGGGCATGAACGCCGAGGAGACCGAGGACATGGTGCGCTTCATCCGCTACGTCAAGCAGGTGAAGCGTCTCACCGTGGTGATGATCGAGCACGACATGGGCGTCGTGATGGACATCTCCGATCGCGTCGCCGTGCTCGACTTCGGGCAGAAGATCGCCGAAGGCGCGCCCGCCCAGGTGCAGCACGACCCGGTCGTGATCAAGGCCTACCTGGGCGAGGACTTCCAGGTGGCGTGAGGTGGCCGGCGTGGACCACGACACGTTCCCGCGACTGCTCGCCGCGCAGGCGCGGCGGCTCGGCCGGCGCAGGGTCGCGCTGCGCGAGAAGAAGTACGGCATCTGGCAGGAGGTGACGTGGGAGGAGTACGCCGAGCGCGTGCGCGCGGTGTGCCTCGGCTTGGCCGCGCTCGGGCTCCAGCGCGGGGACCGGGTGGCGGTGATCTCCGGCAACCGTCCGGCCTGGCCGTACGTCGAGCTGGCGGCCCACGCGCTCGGCGCCATCCCCCTGGGAATCTTCGTGGACGCCCTGCCGGAGCAGGTGCGGGCCGTCCTCGACCACAGCGAGGCGCGCGTCGTGCTGGTCGAGGATCAGGAGCAGGCCGACAAGGTGCTCGGCGTGCGCGGCGCCGTCCCGTGCCTCGAGTGGATCATCGTGGACGACATGCGGGGGCTCGAGACGTACCGGGACCCGATGCTCGTCAGCCTCGAGGCGGTGGCGGCGCGCGGACGCGAGGCGGACGCGCGCGCGCCGGAGCGTTACGAGACCCTGCTCGCGCAGGGGGGGCCGAGCGACGTGGCCCTGCTCGCGTACACCTCGGGCACCACCGGGGTGGCCAAGGCCGCCATGCTCAGCCACCACAACCTCCTCGCCATGGCGGCGGGTGTCGCGCAGGTCGATCCCGTCCGCGAGGGCGACCAGATCGTCTCGTTCCTGCCGTTCGCGTGGGTGGGCGAGCAGCTCATCAGCGTCGCGATCGCCCTGCACGTGGGCGCCACCGTGAACTTCCCCGAAGAGCCCGAGACGATGCGCGAGGACCTGCGGGAGATCGGGCCCCACGTGATGATCGCGCCGCCGCGGTTCTGGGAGGCGATGTGCTCGGAGTTCCAGGTGAAGATCGCCGACGCCGGACGGCTCAAGCGCCTGGCGACGCGGGTCGCCCTGGCCCTCGGCGAGCGCGGGCGCGCGCTGCGCGGGCTCGCCCATCTCCTCGCGTTCCGGACCATGCTCGACAAGTTCGGTCTCGCGCGCGTCCGCTACGCCTATACGGGCGGGGCCCCGCTCGGCCCGGAGATCTTTCGGTTCTTCCGCGCCATCGGCCTCAACCTCAAGCAGGTGTACGGCCAGACGGAGACGGCCGGCATCTGCGTGCTGCACCCGGACGGCGAGGTGCGGGCGGAGACGGTGGGGAAGCCCGCGCCCGGCACGCGCATCCGCGTCTCGGAGGCCGGCGAGATCCTGGTCTCCGGCGAGAGCGTGTTCCTCGGTTACTACAAGAACCCGGACGCCACCCGGACGGTCCTCGACGACGGGTGGCTGCACACGGGCGACGCCGGCGTGCTCGACGAGCACGGCCACCTGATCATGATCGACCGGCTCCAGGACGTCCTCCGCCTCGCCGACGGCTCGCGGTTTTCGGCCGCCCTCATCGAGAACAAGCTGAAGTTCAGCCCCTACGTCCGGGAGGCGGTGGTGATCGGCGAGGCCCGGCCGTACGTCGTCGCGCTGATCCAGATCGACATGGGCAACGTGGGGAGCTGGGCCGAGGCCAACCGGCTGCCCTTCACCACCTTCAAGGACCTCTCGCACAAGGCCGAGGTGGTCGCCTTGATCGAGGAGGCGGTCGCCCGCGTGAACCAGGAGCTGCCCGCGGCCGCCCGCATCCGGGTGTTCGGGCTGTTCGACAAGGAGCTGGACGCCGACGACGGCGAGCTCACGCGCACCCAGAAGGTCCGGCGCGCGACGATCCAGGAAAAGTACGGGGACATGATCGCGGGCCTCTACCGATGACCGAGCAGCTCGTGTTCATGCTCCAGCTCGTCATCAGCGGCATCGCGGTCGGCGGCGTGTACTCGCTCATGGCCCTGGGCTTCGTCCTCATCTACAAGGCCTCGAGCGTGGTCAACTTCGGGCCGGGCGAGCTGGTGCTCTTCGGCGCGTACGTCGCGTGGGCGACGATTCTCCAGATGCGGCTCCCGCTGGTCCTGGCCCTGCCCCTCACCCTCGGCGTCGCCATCCTCCTCGGGCTCGTCATCGAGCGGGGCGTGCTCCGGCCGCTCATCGGCGAGCCGCTCATCTCGGTGATCATGGTGACCTTCGGGTTCGCGAGCGTCATCCGCGGGTTCCTCAACATGACGTGGGGCAGCGACACGCGCCCGTTCCCCGTGCTGTTCTCCCAGGAGCCGTTCCGCGTCGGGCCGGTGCCGGTGTCGCCGGTGCACCTGTGGAGCTTCGTGGGCGTCATGCTGCTGCTCGGGGCCTTCTCGCTGTTCTTCCGGTTCTCGCTGACGGGGATGGCGATGCGGGCGACCGCCGACAACCAGCAGGTGGCGCAGTCGCTCGGCGTGAGCGTGAAATGGATCTTCGCGCTGTCGTGGTGCATCGCCACCTGCGTGTCGACGCTCGCGGGGATCATCCTCGGCAGCGTCCGCGGCGGCGTAGACTTCTCGCTCGCCGAGCTCGGCCTGAAGGTGTTCCCGGTGGTCATCCTCGGCGGCCTGGACAGCGTGGCGGGCGCGATCATCGGCGGGGTGCTGATCGGGGTGCTCGAGAACCTCGCGGGCGGCTACCTGGACCCGCTCCTGGGCGGCGGGGTCAAGGAGGTGGCGCCCTTCGTGGTGCTCGTGGTCATCCTCATGCTGCGGCCCTACGGCTTCTTCGGCAAGGTCGAGATCGTGCGGGTCTGATGGGAGCCGCGGCGTGAGGTGCGGGGGCTTCCGGGTCAGCTATCGGAGCGACGAGCGGATCTTCGACACCCCGGTGCCGATCGTCGCGCTCGTGCTCTTCCTCGGCGCGCTGGCGCTGGTGCCGCGGTTCGCCACGACGTACTGGCTCGACGTGCTCAACCGGATCGGCATCGCCGTCATCGGGGCGCTGGGCCTGAACATCCTCGTGGGGTTCACGGGGCAGATCTCGATCGGCCACGCCGCGTTCCTCGCCGTCGGGGCCTACGCCACGGCGATCCTCGAGGTCAACGCGGGCCTGCCGTTCTACCTGGCCATCCCCCTGGCGGCGCTGCTGACGGCGGCGTTCGGCCTCGTCTTCGGCATCCCCTCCCTGCGTCTCAGGGGCCTCTACCTGGCCATCGCCACGCTCGCGGCGCACTTCATCACCACCTTCGGGATCATCCACTGGGAGAGCATGACCAAGGGCGTGCTCGGGTTCATGGTGCCGCCGGCCACCGTCTTCGGGCTGCCGCTCGACTCGGACGCCCGCATCTTCTACCTGATCTTCGCGCTCACGGTCCCGGCGGTCCTCGTCACGAAGAACCTCTTCCGCACGAAGGTGGGCCGCGCGTTCATCGCGATCCGCGACCGCGACGTCGCCGCCAGCGTGATGGGCGTGAGCCTCTACCGCTACAAGCTCCTCGCCTTCGTGATCAGCTCGTTCTACGCGGGGGTGGCCGGCGGGCTGATGGCCCACCACTCCCGCATCCTGTTCCCCGACGCGTTCACGCTGCTCGTGGCCATCGACTACCTCGCGATGATCATCATCGGGGGCATGGGCAGCATCCTCGGATCGATCTTCGGGGCGGTGTTCATGACCCTGCTGCCGGAGGTCCTGAAGCTGACCGCGACGTCGCTGACCGGCGTGTACCCGCAGGCGTTCGGCCTCATCGCCTCGGCCCGCGACATCGTCTTCGGCCTGGCCGTCATCTTCTTCCTCACGTACGAGCCGCAGGGTCTGGCGCGCATCTGGGTGCGGATGCGCAGCTACTGGACGCTGTGGCCGTACTCCTACTGACAAGGAGGTCGCTATGAGTCGCGTGCATCGCCCGCTCGTCGG
This window contains:
- a CDS encoding branched-chain amino acid ABC transporter permease; this translates as MTEQLVFMLQLVISGIAVGGVYSLMALGFVLIYKASSVVNFGPGELVLFGAYVAWATILQMRLPLVLALPLTLGVAILLGLVIERGVLRPLIGEPLISVIMVTFGFASVIRGFLNMTWGSDTRPFPVLFSQEPFRVGPVPVSPVHLWSFVGVMLLLGAFSLFFRFSLTGMAMRATADNQQVAQSLGVSVKWIFALSWCIATCVSTLAGIILGSVRGGVDFSLAELGLKVFPVVILGGLDSVAGAIIGGVLIGVLENLAGGYLDPLLGGGVKEVAPFVVLVVILMLRPYGFFGKVEIVRV
- a CDS encoding branched-chain amino acid ABC transporter permease; its protein translation is MRCGGFRVSYRSDERIFDTPVPIVALVLFLGALALVPRFATTYWLDVLNRIGIAVIGALGLNILVGFTGQISIGHAAFLAVGAYATAILEVNAGLPFYLAIPLAALLTAAFGLVFGIPSLRLRGLYLAIATLAAHFITTFGIIHWESMTKGVLGFMVPPATVFGLPLDSDARIFYLIFALTVPAVLVTKNLFRTKVGRAFIAIRDRDVAASVMGVSLYRYKLLAFVISSFYAGVAGGLMAHHSRILFPDAFTLLVAIDYLAMIIIGGMGSILGSIFGAVFMTLLPEVLKLTATSLTGVYPQAFGLIASARDIVFGLAVIFFLTYEPQGLARIWVRMRSYWTLWPYSY